The Fibrobacter sp. UWEL genome includes a region encoding these proteins:
- the hemA gene encoding glutamyl-tRNA reductase, producing the protein MRKIYMAGMNHKMAEIAIREKFYIPMDVKTEALQNRPFDELLILATCNRTEVYAASDRALEEDELVRYVCGLAHQSYDDFAQFFYCSEGEAVVQHVMNVCAGLDSVAVGEDQILHQIGRAYETAHQLNATGNSLNKLFQGAIHTTKRIKTETNLSKLSCNIPFLAMKQVQKTFDDLENRSVYIVGLGEMGSLMLKYVQENTTKIFASSRTFANAEKYADVLTPVPFEDRYSVMGKADVMILCTACQEPIVTKEAYEAVLPADCYPERIPACHPEQAKRVEGSSLRLVIDLGNPRNAEPSVGNIPGVQYVCVDNLEKIVSENRRLRLIELEAAQKILQEGIDEFLQWYRMDEVAKQVNIQAEKMMQMAEAESEKLVRSLQDISAEDRDRIQMMFERFAKKMASEYLYKVKDKNTPEDVQKYLECLGRVSS; encoded by the coding sequence ATGCGAAAAATCTACATGGCAGGAATGAATCATAAGATGGCGGAAATTGCCATCCGTGAAAAGTTTTATATCCCGATGGATGTAAAGACGGAGGCTCTGCAGAACCGTCCCTTTGATGAACTTTTGATTCTTGCCACCTGTAATCGCACTGAAGTTTATGCCGCTTCCGACCGAGCCCTGGAAGAGGACGAATTGGTTCGCTATGTTTGCGGCCTTGCTCACCAGAGCTACGATGATTTCGCCCAGTTTTTTTATTGTTCCGAAGGCGAAGCCGTCGTTCAACACGTAATGAACGTTTGTGCGGGGTTGGATTCCGTTGCTGTAGGGGAGGATCAGATCCTTCATCAGATTGGGCGTGCATACGAAACCGCTCATCAGCTGAATGCCACAGGCAATAGCCTGAATAAACTTTTCCAGGGCGCCATTCATACCACCAAACGCATCAAGACGGAAACCAACCTGAGCAAACTCAGTTGCAACATTCCGTTCCTTGCCATGAAGCAGGTGCAGAAGACTTTTGACGATCTGGAAAATCGTTCGGTCTATATTGTGGGACTTGGTGAAATGGGTTCCCTGATGTTGAAATACGTTCAGGAAAATACCACCAAGATTTTTGCCTCCAGCCGTACATTTGCTAACGCGGAAAAGTACGCGGACGTCTTGACTCCGGTTCCTTTCGAGGACCGCTATAGCGTTATGGGTAAGGCGGATGTCATGATTCTTTGCACCGCCTGCCAGGAACCCATTGTGACGAAAGAGGCCTACGAGGCAGTTTTGCCTGCAGACTGTTATCCTGAGCGAATACCCGCATGTCATCCTGAGCAAGCGAAGCGCGTCGAAGGATCTAGCCTCCGCTTGGTCATAGACTTGGGTAATCCTCGAAATGCGGAGCCTTCCGTAGGGAATATTCCCGGCGTGCAGTATGTTTGCGTGGACAATCTGGAAAAGATTGTTTCTGAAAATCGTCGTCTTCGCCTGATTGAACTGGAAGCGGCCCAGAAGATTCTCCAGGAAGGAATTGATGAATTCCTCCAGTGGTATCGTATGGATGAAGTGGCCAAGCAAGTCAACATCCAGGCTGAAAAGATGATGCAGATGGCTGAGGCTGAATCAGAAAAACTGGTTCGTTCCTTGCAGGACATTTCCGCAGAAGACCGCGATCGCATCCAGATGATGTTTGAACGTTTCGCCAAGAAAATGGCCAGCGAATACCTCTATAAGGTGAAGGATAAGAATACTCCCGAAGATGTTCAGAAGTATTTGGAATGCCTTGGCAGAGTGTCATCCTGA
- the hemC gene encoding hydroxymethylbilane synthase — protein MKLRIATRKSALALAQTTQAADEIVAVNRSLDGACADLTYELVSMTTEGDRRLDKSLASFGGKGVFIKELEVALLEGRADIAIHSLKDMPAEVLPQFKLAAVLKREDPRDAFLARGGKDGVRFMDLPAGAKVGTGSIRRVVQLKALRPDLEYVPIRGNIQTRISKLAELDGVVLAAAGLNRMGLADQVTEYFDTDKMLPASGQGILAIETLKDYAASILSRVNHVPTYCIAVAEMAFLKALDAGCQFPVASFAEFEAGTETACGNSSVLKIRGIYWDESSQRLLKAEDSISLDLSAETALQNAKSLGVSLAEKIKSQL, from the coding sequence ATGAAATTAAGAATTGCAACTCGAAAAAGTGCTTTAGCTCTGGCTCAGACTACTCAGGCCGCCGATGAAATCGTTGCCGTGAATCGTTCCTTGGACGGAGCCTGCGCTGACCTCACCTATGAACTAGTGTCCATGACCACAGAGGGCGACCGTCGTCTGGACAAGTCCCTGGCAAGTTTTGGCGGTAAGGGTGTATTCATCAAGGAACTTGAAGTTGCTCTTTTGGAAGGTCGTGCCGATATTGCTATCCATAGCTTAAAGGATATGCCCGCGGAAGTGCTGCCCCAGTTTAAGCTGGCTGCGGTTCTCAAGCGCGAAGACCCGCGAGATGCATTTTTGGCACGGGGCGGTAAAGACGGAGTCCGCTTTATGGACCTGCCCGCAGGAGCGAAGGTGGGTACCGGAAGCATTCGCCGTGTGGTCCAACTGAAGGCTTTGCGTCCCGATTTGGAATACGTTCCTATTCGTGGTAACATCCAGACTCGCATTTCAAAACTTGCTGAGTTGGATGGTGTAGTTCTTGCCGCAGCGGGTCTGAACCGTATGGGCCTTGCGGATCAGGTGACAGAATATTTTGATACAGACAAGATGCTTCCCGCCAGCGGTCAGGGCATTCTCGCTATTGAAACCCTCAAGGATTACGCGGCATCAATTCTCTCCCGCGTGAACCACGTTCCTACCTACTGCATTGCTGTTGCTGAAATGGCATTCCTGAAGGCTTTGGATGCGGGCTGTCAGTTCCCGGTGGCAAGCTTTGCGGAGTTTGAGGCGGGGACGGAAACTGCCTGCGGCAATTCTAGCGTCTTGAAAATCCGCGGTATTTACTGGGACGAATCTAGTCAGCGTCTTCTAAAAGCTGAAGATTCTATTTCCCTGGATTTGTCTGCTGAAACGGCCTTGCAGAACGCAAAATCATTAGGCGTCTCATTAGCTGAAAAAATCAAATCCCAGCTTTAA